One window of Dermacentor albipictus isolate Rhodes 1998 colony chromosome 9, USDA_Dalb.pri_finalv2, whole genome shotgun sequence genomic DNA carries:
- the LOC135906120 gene encoding glycoprotein-N-acetylgalactosamine 3-beta-galactosyltransferase 1-like isoform X1 yields MHGLVRVAAFLVASVSGSLLAVIVLQYREILESSEHLATPPARYALLRSASYQGWLSNLGMERAASGATSEARLLYERVPVLCLVRATSAQQARSVLNTWSRRCNRAVFFGGLSDPHVPVERVSGGACALFTRVLAKHSGSFRWLLLVDDEAFAVVENLRFYVAPLNASDIHYLGHPVRWGSAFYNALAAGVALSEGAVQALRHRCRAAASSEELERSVAAALPGTPVDTRDPLLRGRFNPFSVEEMIVPGSVAYGHPHRRSSLFRSPEGGRCCSQHAITFHGVNPVDMFLLEYLVYGLHVGSGGGLSPTSSPPANAPMELANLLRGKAFVKPYGIIAGTF; encoded by the exons ATGCACGGCCTTGTCCGTGTCGCCGCTTTCCTCGTCGCCTCCGTGTCGGGCTCGCTGCTGGCAGTGATCGTGCTGCAGTATCGAGAGATTCTCGAGAGCAGCGAGCACCTGGCTACACCGCCAGCCAGATATGCACTACTGCGGTCGGCCAGCTACCAGGGCTGGCTGTCCAACTTGGGTATGGAGCGCGCGGCCAGCGGGGCCACCAGCGAGGCACGCCTGCTGTACGAACGCGTGCCCGTGCTCTGCTTGGTCCGCGCCACTTCCGCGCAGCAGGCGCGATCGGTGCTCAACACGTGGAGCCGCCGCTGTAACCGGGCAGTGTTCTTCGGGGGCCTGTCGGACCCGCACGTGCCCGTCGAGCGGGTGTCTGGTGGCGCGTGCGCGCTCTTCACGCGCGTGCTGGCCAAGCACAGCGGCTCGTTCCGCTGGCTGCTGCTCGTGGACGACGAGGCGTTCGCCGTGGTGGAGAACCTGCGCTTCTACGTGGCCCCATTGAACGCCAGCGACATCCACTACCTGGGCCACCCCGTGCGATGGGGATCCGCCTTCTACAACGCGCTGGCGGCCGGCGTCGCGCTCAGCGAGGGCGCCGTGCAGGCGCTGCGCCACCGCTGCCGTGCTGCAGCGTCGTCCGAGGAGCTCGAGCGGTCGGTGGCCGCCGCGCTGCCCGGCACCCCGGTGGACACGCGTGACCCGCTGCTCCGGGGCCGTTTCAACCCGTTCTCCGTCGAGGAGATGATAGTGCCCGGGTCCGTGGCGTACGGCCACCCACACCGGCGTTCAAGCCTCTTCCGCAGCCCCGAG GGGGGACGCTGCTGCAGCCAGCATGCAATCACCTTTCACGGAGTGAACCCGGTGGACATGTTCCTGCTTGAATACCTTGTGTACGGGCTACATGTTGGGTCTGGGGGTGGTCTTTCCCCAACCAGCAGTCCACCTGCCAATGCCCCCATGGAGCTTGCGAACCTTCTCAGGGGAAAAGCCTTTGTCAAGCCATACGGAATTATTGCTGGCACCTTCTGA
- the LOC135906120 gene encoding glycoprotein-N-acetylgalactosamine 3-beta-galactosyltransferase 1-B-like isoform X2, protein MHGLVRVAAFLVASVSGSLLAVIVLQYREILESSEHLATPPARYALLRSASYQGWLSNLGMERAASGATSEARLLYERVPVLCLVRATSAQQARSVLNTWSRRCNRAVFFGGLSDPHVPVERVSGGACALFTRVLAKHSGSFRWLLLVDDEAFAVVENLRFYVAPLNASDIHYLGHPVRWGSAFYNALAAGVALSEGAVQALRHRCRAAASSEELERSVAAALPGTPVDTRDPLLRGRFNPFSVEEMIVPGSVAYGHPHRRSSLFRSPEVQTGTAYPMTSSPSLHHLLSKNAQLIILNVNLCLLFSLIRNVVTPLM, encoded by the exons ATGCACGGCCTTGTCCGTGTCGCCGCTTTCCTCGTCGCCTCCGTGTCGGGCTCGCTGCTGGCAGTGATCGTGCTGCAGTATCGAGAGATTCTCGAGAGCAGCGAGCACCTGGCTACACCGCCAGCCAGATATGCACTACTGCGGTCGGCCAGCTACCAGGGCTGGCTGTCCAACTTGGGTATGGAGCGCGCGGCCAGCGGGGCCACCAGCGAGGCACGCCTGCTGTACGAACGCGTGCCCGTGCTCTGCTTGGTCCGCGCCACTTCCGCGCAGCAGGCGCGATCGGTGCTCAACACGTGGAGCCGCCGCTGTAACCGGGCAGTGTTCTTCGGGGGCCTGTCGGACCCGCACGTGCCCGTCGAGCGGGTGTCTGGTGGCGCGTGCGCGCTCTTCACGCGCGTGCTGGCCAAGCACAGCGGCTCGTTCCGCTGGCTGCTGCTCGTGGACGACGAGGCGTTCGCCGTGGTGGAGAACCTGCGCTTCTACGTGGCCCCATTGAACGCCAGCGACATCCACTACCTGGGCCACCCCGTGCGATGGGGATCCGCCTTCTACAACGCGCTGGCGGCCGGCGTCGCGCTCAGCGAGGGCGCCGTGCAGGCGCTGCGCCACCGCTGCCGTGCTGCAGCGTCGTCCGAGGAGCTCGAGCGGTCGGTGGCCGCCGCGCTGCCCGGCACCCCGGTGGACACGCGTGACCCGCTGCTCCGGGGCCGTTTCAACCCGTTCTCCGTCGAGGAGATGATAGTGCCCGGGTCCGTGGCGTACGGCCACCCACACCGGCGTTCAAGCCTCTTCCGCAGCCCCGAG gtgcagactggaacggcctaccctaTGACATCATCTCCATCGCTACATCATCTGCTTTCCAAGAACGCACAACTGATCATCCTCAATGTTAATCTTTGCCTTTTGTTTTCTCTTATTCGAAATGTAGTcacaccccttatgtaa
- the LOC135906120 gene encoding glycoprotein-N-acetylgalactosamine 3-beta-galactosyltransferase 1-B-like isoform X3, translating into MHGLVRVAAFLVASVSGSLLAVIVLQYREILESSEHLATPPARYALLRSASYQGWLSNLGMERAASGATSEARLLYERVPVLCLVRATSAQQARSVLNTWSRRCNRAVFFGGLSDPHVPVERVSGGACALFTRVLAKHSGSFRWLLLVDDEAFAVVENLRFYVAPLNASDIHYLGHPVRWGSAFYNALAAGVALSEGAVQALRHRCRAAASSEELERSVAAALPGTPVDTRDPLLRGRFNPFSVEEMIVPGSVAYGHPHRRSSLFRSPEEEKLRRCPGNIYFIGESAAEVMHLGRKGALRLVVQTAVL; encoded by the exons ATGCACGGCCTTGTCCGTGTCGCCGCTTTCCTCGTCGCCTCCGTGTCGGGCTCGCTGCTGGCAGTGATCGTGCTGCAGTATCGAGAGATTCTCGAGAGCAGCGAGCACCTGGCTACACCGCCAGCCAGATATGCACTACTGCGGTCGGCCAGCTACCAGGGCTGGCTGTCCAACTTGGGTATGGAGCGCGCGGCCAGCGGGGCCACCAGCGAGGCACGCCTGCTGTACGAACGCGTGCCCGTGCTCTGCTTGGTCCGCGCCACTTCCGCGCAGCAGGCGCGATCGGTGCTCAACACGTGGAGCCGCCGCTGTAACCGGGCAGTGTTCTTCGGGGGCCTGTCGGACCCGCACGTGCCCGTCGAGCGGGTGTCTGGTGGCGCGTGCGCGCTCTTCACGCGCGTGCTGGCCAAGCACAGCGGCTCGTTCCGCTGGCTGCTGCTCGTGGACGACGAGGCGTTCGCCGTGGTGGAGAACCTGCGCTTCTACGTGGCCCCATTGAACGCCAGCGACATCCACTACCTGGGCCACCCCGTGCGATGGGGATCCGCCTTCTACAACGCGCTGGCGGCCGGCGTCGCGCTCAGCGAGGGCGCCGTGCAGGCGCTGCGCCACCGCTGCCGTGCTGCAGCGTCGTCCGAGGAGCTCGAGCGGTCGGTGGCCGCCGCGCTGCCCGGCACCCCGGTGGACACGCGTGACCCGCTGCTCCGGGGCCGTTTCAACCCGTTCTCCGTCGAGGAGATGATAGTGCCCGGGTCCGTGGCGTACGGCCACCCACACCGGCGTTCAAGCCTCTTCCGCAGCCCCGAG GAAGAAAAGCTTAGAAGATGCCCTGGCAATATCTATTTCATTGGAGAAAGTGCAGCAGAGGTCATGCATCTTGGTCGCAAAGGAGCATTGAGACTGGTGGTCCAGACAGCAGTGTTATAG